Within Vicia villosa cultivar HV-30 ecotype Madison, WI linkage group LG1, Vvil1.0, whole genome shotgun sequence, the genomic segment gggtcttagtggtaggatccaggggtgttcattttgtacaaatcactcacaaatcactcaagtatcaagcgtaagAGAAAGAGTTCTCGCAGAGAAATGTACATGTAACACCGTTATATATTTCAATATTTACCTTTCATTTTATAAACACAAAGtcctttaaaaatatatttacatttCTTGTTGAAGCATTTATGTTTACCGTTTAGTCATTTTGAATTACTTTCTGCAATTTATTTCATTGCATTGTATTTCACATTATTTTACATCAAGTCATAGGTTAAGACCTttttctttaaaagcaaaacccAGAAATATGAATTCAACTATCTTAAAAGACACAttttcgacacatgtcctaggatcaatctagtcgatcctgtgagtaaccaaagtatattgatagtttggaggactagcggttgtttaccgaaaatcaccgtaaacactcttataaataattttttgaatagaAATATTGATATCTAAATTCCAAATTGGAATTGGGGATAGAGGATGTCGTAGCTAGGACGATGGTGAACTTCCTAAACAGCCCATCGTGttttccctctctctctctctctctctctctctctctctctatctctttatcTCTTGCATCTAAATTTTCATTATCAAATTGTTAAACATATTGATTGAGCAATTGATTGGTAGTAAATTTCTGGAAATTATTTTTGAGCATTGTTGAGGTGTTCATAGCCTTGAAATCACTTTGAATATAAGAGCATTTGAACATCAAcaaaccaagtgttcgataatttgACACTTTATCGTTTTGTGTTTTAATTTGTTGGAAATTAATAAGCTTGTATTTACTTGAACTCTTAATTTGAGAATTCAATTGTTTACGTTGATAGTCTCATTGTCATACCATTCACGGTTACGCGTATCTGAGTTCCAATAACTTGTTCGATTTAGACGACTTTCGATCTAAACGCAAAACATCTACTAGCCAAAGTTTAAACTCTTTTCAAAGACCTTAAAACTTTAAATTTTGAATTagaggatctattcacccccttctAGATAAGGTCTCGTCGTCTAACTCCAACAATTAATGTATTGTTTGAAACTATTATCCTTAGTCAAAATCTTTAGAAACTTGAATTGTCTAGCTGAATTAGACCCACATATTTCATAATGGGGAATAGTATGTTAATGTTCTAAGTGATTCTTATTCATAGTGGAGAAATTTATTGTATACCAATTATCTAGCCAATTTTAATTACAAGTGGTTATATCAAGTTTAACAAAAGAGTAAGCACCAATTTTCCTCCCATTAGTCTAAGTGTAATAACTACTGTAGCGGTGAAGTTCTGAGACTAGAGTCATTGATTGACTTAGCTAAGACATATTTTTGGGTGTTAAGTTTTAACAATACTGATAAGTGctaaattgtagttatttttgtatataattttACGGCACTTATCTTATCTTTTTCCTCAATTTATATgcgttttagtgtatattacataaatacgtatactttgtgtttaatcgatttttttattcatttatgtatcgtttgatagttttctatttattttgtaggtattgatgcgtatttggagcatgaacaataaagtgtcgaagatgCCGCTTCGAACGCGCGATTTTAATCAATTTCTCAACGAATAAGACTCAAGACAAATATGAGAAAAGTCATCAATTTTGTTGATATtcagtcattgttagataggaaattaaataagatttccaacgcttcgagccgggcgcaaatcggagttacggttctcaagttatggctgaAACAATGCATAATTTTCTACTGTTGCTATTGGTGTAGTTCGCCCGACGAATCTGGCAAGACAAAAATACGTTAAAAGGGGAaaacacatttttaggttatgggttgggtatttttgggTTCCAACTCCATCAACATCATTATTTTTTGGTAGATTGAGGCTTAAAAACAACATTGGAGCTTGCATATGGATGGTTCGGAGTGGATTGCCCATCAATCGGCGTTGACAAACCGAGAGATTTGTGGTTTATCTCTCTTCTTCATTGTGTATTCTTATTTTttgggtttgtatgtatatttacaTTGAACTCATGTATATATGTCGCACATGACGTTATATTTAATCTgctttacaaatctatgttgactattgtcttagatttttggcTATGTGCTCGGGGTTTAGGTTGTTATCGACATATACTGCTCGAATCTTTATTTATGATGATTATCTATTAGTTTTTggattttagagatagatttagagctaacaatatTTATggggtgtcgaagcttaatgctgtTAACTACAAAATCACGATCATGTTGTTCTCTTCTATCATTAGTCGACTCTTTCTCGATCACAAAATTCTCATTCAAATCATTAGTAGGCACTGCTACTATTTCTTTATTTAGAGAGCTTGTTTATGATAAATGATCCTTAGTAGTATTAAACTCCTTTACTTCCCGAATGACCGTAACAAAGTTATCCTTCCCTATGTTCTTTATGATATCCTTCTCTATGTCGTTCACTATgattcagtgttttaaaaaccggaccggaccggccggtcggaccggtcgaaccgggaaccggctaggtaaccggtctggttcaatagctggatcgagaatgtcattgaaccggtgtgaaccggtcaaaaccggtgtaaaccgctaaaaccgggaaaaccggcggtttttgtgaaccggtggtttaaatgcattttttttatttttttattttaaaaaattaaaacaatgtcattttgactattttaattaaaaattaaaattaaaaaataaaaaaaaataaaaaaattaaaaattaaaaaatgattgTAGATGGGGTTGATTTTGTTagagatgattttgatattgaagaaagagatcccaacattgaaataatttttctgttattgaaattaaatttagtagacaatggaattattttgttataaattattcaattaaattatgttgcgattaaacttttgtttatattttataattatgtactatttgattgtgtgtgatacctatgtataaaatttgaatttaaattatgaacttgtgaatttttttataatatgatattttcaaaaaatataagtactagttatattttgtagggactgaatcatccggttcgacagattttatacctatataattttgttataacgaccggtctattcaacaGAGTTATTcggtttaacccggtttagtcatgcggttcaaccagtgacccagtggttcgaccaataaaccagtgacccagtaccctgaCCGGTTTaatgtccggtccggtttttaaaacactgctatgATTCATCGGTTACTATTCATGTTTGGACTTTTTATTAAAAGAGGTAATTACAAATTTTTCATGATTTGatactaaaaatataaaaagtaataAAATCAATGAAAAGGACATAGGGTGACGTAAAGATGAAAAAGATCTACTGATCTTTTCAAAGTTAAAACTCGATCTATTGTCCTCTAGTTCTCCATTGGAAATACCAATTAGTCTAATTAATGATTATCTGAATCAGGATTTGATCCCAATTAAATTGACCCTAACAATAAGTAATTGTATTATTTAATTCAAACCACTTGATTATTGTTAACATTTGAATATATTATCCTTGAAGTTTATTAATACTACTAAAAATAGATAGATAGATGGTCCCACGATATATATAGTGAATGTAATGTAAATTACCATAAACCAAGTTTTCTTAATTATTTGGCTCCATCATTAATATATATGTGTTTATGTAGTTCATGGTTGGTTCTTTAATTAGTTTTCAGATTCGGTAGGTTCATTAGATGTTCTTCTTAGATATGGAATCTATGATCAAGACATGGTTGGTCATGCCTATTCTTTTCTTGTCTGCAACCTATTTGCATTATTGCGTCAATGGAAAATCCCAGGTGCCTTGTGTTTTTATTTTTGGAGACTCTTTATCTGATAGTGGTAACAACAATGATCTTCCTGCTTCTCCGAAATCGAATTACGAACCATATGGAATCGACTTTCCACTCGGCCCAACCGGAAGATTTACCAACGGTCGAACTTCCATCGACATAATAAGTAACATTCTTTCAACTTAACTATATAATGAGTTCTTATCTTGCTGTTCTTTTCTCTTATTACAACAAATTTTGACTAAGCTCAAACTAAAGATAATATTTTCAATGATTGCAGCTCAACTTTTGGGATTTGAGAAGTTTATTCCACCTTTTGCAAACACTAATGGTTCAGACATACTCAAAGGTGTGAACTATGCATCTGGTGGAGCTGGAATTCGTAATGAAACAAGCAAGGCTACGGTATAAGTCAACCTAATAACCTTATGATTGCTTTGATTATTCAACTTGATCTTGGAGGATTTATGTTACATTATGTTTATCTGTATATAGGGCTTTGTTATCAGCTTGGGATTACAGTTAACAAATCACAGAGTTATAGTTTCTCAAATCGCTAACAGACTTGGAAGTCATGACAAAGCTCAACAATACCTCAACAAATGCTTGTATTATGTGAATATCggaagtaatgattacataaacAATTACTTTCTTCCCCAACTCTATCCAACAAGCCACATTTATAGTCCTCAGCAGTATGCAAATGCACTAACTCAAGAGTTGTCTTTGAATTTACTGGTATATGTCCACTCAAAATCCgtgtttcaatttttatttttgataataataataatatttgatgaAGGTTTACAGTAATCCATTTGATAACAGGCTCTACGCGGCGTTGGAGCAAGAAAATATGTGTTAGTTGGGTTGGGGCTATTAGGCTGCACTCCAAATGCCATCCTTACTCATGGAACAAATGGGTCTTGTGTTGACGAGGAGAATGCGCCTGCATTTATCTTCAATGCCAAGCTAAAGTCTCTAGTGAATCATTTCAATAAGAAGCTCTCTGCAGATTccaaatttattttcataaacagtaCCTTAAAATCAGATGGCCGGAATTCCAATGGTAAGAATTTAGTTTACAACTAAACCATTTGCTAAATGAATTTGTGAGTGATCTGTGAAAAGTTGCTAAACTATTAGTTATTAATGTTAGTCATCTATTTAACTTTTTCATTCACTAGTTTGGTTGTATTTAATACAATATATATAACCATGCATCATGTTCCATGGATTTCAGGTTTTGTTGTCTCAAATGCTCCTTGTTGTCCATCAAAGTTAAGTGGAGGAGGGTGTATTCCAGATGACAGACCATGCTATAATAGGAGTGAGTATGCATTTTGGGATGAATTCCATCCCACTGAGGCTTGGAACCTACTCACTGCAAGAAGGTCTTATAATTCTCATGATTCAGGTTTCACTTATCCAATGGATATCAGACACCTCGTTGAACATGAATCTAAGTTGGAATTAGAATCCACAAATGAGATTCCATCAAATCTCAGTACATCTATAGTTAAATAAGTTCAAGTTATTTGTATGCATACATTTCAAACAATCTTTTCATATCGAATAACATTAttgaaaaatatgataaaatcaaCTAATAAAGTGAAATTAGCTCTGCTGATATTCTGAACTAGAACAAGAAGTCGGTGGATATCGGATGAAATAGATTTTCGATGTAGTCGAGTGAACTTCTATTACGAGAGAGCGAGAGTAGATCTATAAGATTAATTAACACTCCAACGGCCAAGTCAATGAATGACTGAAAAAGTAATTTGAGTGTGTGAATTAGAGAATACATGATGTGTGTTGGATTTTTTATGAGAGGGGCGATTAAAAGCGTCTCCGTGGGATACGACGCCGCCTCATGCAAGTTGGCGTTCGATCAGATCAAAAGGTGTGAAATATATcacccatttattttatttaattatttaatttttttattgtgaaTTATTTGGTGAAGTTATGATTTATTTGTGAAATTGTGTTGTTGGAGCGGTGTACGCCTAAAAGTGTAGAAACATGAGGGTGTGGCTAGACATTAGTgttaaccagtgccctcaggacaatggttaagactttaaaaatagtaaatttatctcggtaattTGCGTATGTAATAcctcgaaaattgaaatattacattttctataattttttttttggaatgcttaaccattgccctgagggcactggttagcaagaccctttATTAAAaggttgaataataataataataataataataataataataataataataataatcataataatagaaTAATTAAGAAATAATTAGTTGGGCCTATGGTGTGTTAGCATAAGAATTAGTgggggtgggggggggggggtgttgtTAAGCCCTTTAGTGTGATAGAAGTTAGTAAGGAATTAACAAagtaagaaagaaaagagaattgagaaatagagatgtgagagaacgtgaaaatagagaACGTGGAAGAGGAGAAGAGACACAAAGAGGCTAGGGAAAATAATTCATTGAAGGAGTAGAGAATcatcaatccaaggtaagggtgggattctaaCTTTATCAGATTGGGTATGATGATGGGTAGGTAGGAATGGAGTTTTGGGTTTATATTGATATTCTTAGGGTTTGAAAAGGAATTCCATGAAATTGATAAACGGATGCATGTTAGATGATGATTCTTGTTGCTATGCATTGTACGTGTGTTGTATGACTTATATTGCATGAAATTTGGTCTTGTTGTTATGTTTCGTGAAAATTCGTGTTTTGACCGTAAATTTGGTGTCGAAAATGACGTTGTAAAATTGCGTTTTTATGATCCCAATAGATGTTATATGAATAGAGGAACATGAATATATGATTCTTTCGTAAAACCAGACAGTTTAAGatggacttttggtggaaaaggGGGTTGAGGCAGTAGCGAACCCGTAGCATAATTTTTTTGCATAATCGACAGACCGCTTAGCGAACCAAGGGCGCTTAGCGAACCTTGTTAGAAAAAGTGTTATAATTTTAAAAACTGAGTTGGGTCTTGAACAAATTTTTATGctttgtaatacattattcatcttaagatttaaATTACccatgcggacgcacgggtcttctactagtaaaAGGAATAAAAGATAACTTTTCATTTGATTCTTCATACTCTTCGAAGTCTCAAAGGACTACATATATAGTACTCATAGTGATACTAAACTAGAAAGCTCAAATGAAAAGCTCAATTCAAcaaaacattcaaaataaaataacaactaacataatta encodes:
- the LOC131622054 gene encoding GDSL esterase/lipase At1g29670-like, translating into MFFLDMESMIKTWLVMPILFLSATYLHYCVNGKSQVPCVFIFGDSLSDSGNNNDLPASPKSNYEPYGIDFPLGPTGRFTNGRTSIDIITQLLGFEKFIPPFANTNGSDILKGVNYASGGAGIRNETSKATGFVISLGLQLTNHRVIVSQIANRLGSHDKAQQYLNKCLYYVNIGSNDYINNYFLPQLYPTSHIYSPQQYANALTQELSLNLLALRGVGARKYVLVGLGLLGCTPNAILTHGTNGSCVDEENAPAFIFNAKLKSLVNHFNKKLSADSKFIFINSTLKSDGRNSNGFVVSNAPCCPSKLSGGGCIPDDRPCYNRSEYAFWDEFHPTEAWNLLTARRSYNSHDSGFTYPMDIRHLVEHESKLELESTNEIPSNLSTSIVK